A section of the Solitalea canadensis DSM 3403 genome encodes:
- a CDS encoding NAD(P)/FAD-dependent oxidoreductase, translating into MKEHFDIAIAGGGLAGLCLSIQLARAGYKVLLCEKESYPFHKVCGEYIAIESWGFLEALGVPLVDLRLPIISKLQISDCNGRLLKHDLFPGGFGISRYTLDATLATIAKNSNVTLLEKNKVIDITYELNKHAFKTANGNFTATVVCGSWGKRSNLDQKLNRPFVQLNPNKSSHYIAVKYHIETSFPDDLIELHNFNNGYCGISKVDKDRFCLCYLTTALNLQQNHNNIQKLEENILTKNPQLHKYFNYSRFLYDSPLAISQLNFAPKEIINDHIFMIGDAGGLITPLCGNGMSMAMHASKFLAEIVNEFLKKRITRDQAERLYQETWHHHFNKRLKAGRMFQGLFGKPSVTNAAVGILRKFPSLTNKLVRLTHGNTF; encoded by the coding sequence ATGAAAGAGCACTTTGATATCGCCATAGCCGGAGGAGGCTTGGCAGGTTTATGCCTGTCTATACAGTTGGCACGTGCCGGATATAAAGTGTTATTGTGTGAGAAAGAAAGCTATCCATTTCACAAAGTGTGTGGCGAATACATTGCAATAGAGTCATGGGGTTTTCTAGAGGCTTTAGGCGTTCCATTAGTTGATCTTAGACTTCCAATTATATCGAAATTGCAAATCTCTGATTGTAATGGAAGACTACTAAAACATGACCTTTTCCCTGGTGGTTTTGGAATAAGCCGGTATACACTGGATGCTACTCTCGCTACTATTGCTAAAAACTCAAATGTAACACTGCTCGAAAAAAACAAGGTTATTGATATCACCTATGAATTAAACAAACACGCTTTTAAAACTGCTAACGGAAATTTTACCGCAACGGTTGTTTGCGGATCATGGGGTAAACGGTCTAATCTCGACCAAAAGCTAAACCGCCCTTTTGTACAGCTAAATCCCAATAAGAGTTCTCATTATATTGCGGTTAAATATCATATAGAGACAAGCTTTCCTGATGACTTGATAGAATTACATAATTTTAATAATGGTTATTGCGGTATTTCTAAAGTCGACAAAGACCGTTTTTGTTTATGTTACCTTACTACTGCGTTGAATTTGCAGCAGAACCATAATAATATTCAAAAGCTGGAAGAAAATATTTTAACCAAAAATCCACAGCTTCATAAGTATTTCAATTATTCACGCTTTTTATATGATAGCCCGCTAGCGATTTCACAATTAAATTTTGCTCCTAAAGAAATAATCAATGACCACATTTTTATGATTGGAGATGCCGGTGGATTAATAACACCTTTATGCGGCAATGGAATGAGCATGGCCATGCATGCATCCAAGTTTTTAGCTGAAATTGTGAATGAGTTTTTGAAAAAAAGAATCACCCGTGACCAGGCTGAACGACTGTACCAGGAAACATGGCATCATCATTTTAACAAACGACTCAAAGCAGGAAGAATGTTTCAGGGTTTATTCGGAAAGCCATCTGTCACCAATGCCGCAGTAGGAATTCTGAGAAAATTCCCCTCGCTAACCAATAAACTGGTACGCTTAACACATGGTAATACATTCTGA
- a CDS encoding methyltransferase domain-containing protein, with translation MMRSRSLEKELLDADEIPSDDLRQNLRELDIINHYLGGHSITIKGIKQLIKNQKQSISILDIGSGGGDTLKAVAIWGREQNQKLKLIGVDLKNDCIEFAKENCIDFPEISFIQSDYRTIEHSDLKIDIIISSLFCHHLTNDEIVVFLRWMHKNSRTGFIINDLQRHPIAYQSIKLLTTLFSKSYLVKNDAKLSVARGFIKSDWENLIHKAGIKNAYIKWHWAFRHLIVVNTE, from the coding sequence ATGATGAGATCTCGTTCTTTAGAAAAAGAATTATTAGATGCGGATGAAATTCCCAGCGATGACCTCCGTCAGAACCTTCGTGAACTTGATATTATCAATCATTATCTGGGTGGACATTCAATTACGATAAAAGGTATAAAGCAATTAATAAAAAATCAAAAACAATCCATTTCCATTCTGGATATTGGTAGCGGTGGAGGCGACACGCTAAAAGCCGTTGCCATATGGGGCCGGGAACAAAACCAAAAGCTCAAACTGATCGGCGTAGATTTAAAAAACGATTGTATTGAATTTGCCAAAGAGAATTGCATTGATTTCCCTGAGATTTCCTTTATCCAGTCTGACTATCGAACTATTGAGCATTCAGACCTCAAAATCGATATTATCATTTCCTCTTTGTTTTGCCATCATTTAACTAATGATGAGATTGTTGTTTTTTTAAGATGGATGCACAAAAACTCAAGAACTGGTTTTATTATTAATGATTTGCAACGACATCCGATAGCTTATCAAAGTATTAAATTATTGACAACCCTTTTTTCTAAATCTTATTTAGTAAAAAATGACGCTAAACTATCAGTAGCCAGAGGGTTTATTAAGTCGGACTGGGAGAATCTGATACATAAAGCTGGCATTAAGAATGCATATATAAAATGGCATTGGGCATTCAGACATTTAATTGTTGTTAACACCGAATGA
- the serS gene encoding serine--tRNA ligase codes for MLQINYIRENKEDVLARLSKKNFKQLELVDEILDLDHKRRSTQAQLDNVLSQSNTMAKSIGELVKSGRKEEIEKIKETTSLLKEDIKTLGEELAELEQLVHNKLVQLPNLPHASVPVGSTPEENDVVLTHGAIPSLPEGALPHWELAAKYDIIDFELGNKITGAGFPVYKGKGAKLQRALINFFLDNANELGYKEVQPPVLINEASGFGTGQLPDKEGQMYHVTEDNLYLIPTAEVPVTNLYRDEIVKEEDLPIKNTAYTPCFRREAGSYGAHVRGLNRLHQFDKVEIVQIVHPEKSYETLEEMSTYIQSLLQKLELPYRVLRLCGGDMSFTSALTYDMEVYSAAQGRWLEVSSASNFETFQSNRLKLRFRGKEGKPQLAHTLNGSALALPRIVASLLENNQTEKGIKIPAALVPYTGFEYID; via the coding sequence ATGCTACAAATCAATTACATCAGAGAGAACAAAGAGGATGTTTTAGCCCGTTTAAGCAAAAAGAATTTTAAACAGCTTGAATTGGTAGATGAAATTTTAGACCTGGACCATAAACGCCGCTCTACGCAGGCGCAGTTGGATAATGTGCTTTCGCAATCCAACACTATGGCCAAAAGCATCGGGGAATTAGTGAAGTCCGGACGTAAAGAAGAAATTGAAAAAATCAAAGAAACTACTTCATTATTAAAAGAAGATATTAAAACCCTTGGCGAAGAGTTAGCAGAATTGGAGCAATTGGTGCATAATAAATTGGTTCAATTACCAAATTTACCACATGCTTCTGTTCCAGTTGGATCAACTCCGGAAGAGAATGATGTGGTGCTTACCCATGGAGCTATTCCTTCTCTGCCAGAAGGCGCTTTGCCTCATTGGGAGCTTGCTGCTAAATATGATATTATCGACTTTGAGTTAGGTAATAAAATAACTGGCGCCGGTTTTCCTGTGTATAAAGGAAAAGGTGCAAAGCTGCAACGTGCTTTGATCAACTTCTTTTTAGATAACGCAAATGAGTTAGGATATAAGGAAGTTCAGCCTCCGGTATTAATTAACGAGGCGTCTGGCTTTGGTACCGGGCAACTACCGGATAAAGAAGGACAGATGTACCATGTAACTGAAGACAACCTTTATTTAATTCCGACAGCAGAAGTTCCGGTTACAAACTTGTACAGAGATGAAATTGTAAAAGAAGAGGATCTTCCGATTAAAAATACTGCTTACACGCCATGTTTCCGCAGAGAAGCCGGTTCTTATGGCGCACATGTACGCGGCCTAAATCGTTTGCACCAGTTTGATAAAGTGGAAATTGTACAGATTGTACATCCCGAGAAATCATACGAAACGCTGGAAGAAATGAGCACTTATATTCAGAGCTTACTTCAAAAGCTTGAATTGCCGTACCGCGTATTACGTTTATGCGGTGGTGATATGAGCTTTACTTCAGCATTAACTTATGACATGGAAGTATACAGCGCTGCGCAGGGCAGATGGTTAGAAGTAAGTTCTGCATCTAACTTCGAAACGTTCCAAAGTAACCGTCTGAAATTACGTTTCCGTGGTAAAGAAGGCAAGCCTCAATTGGCGCATACACTAAACGGAAGTGCATTAGCATTGCCACGTATTGTTGCTTCGTTATTGGAGAACAATCAAACTGAAAAAGGTATCAAAATTCCGGCGGCGTTAGTGCCTTATACGGGATTTGAATATATCGATTAA
- a CDS encoding type III polyketide synthase: protein MSKVISIATANPPFKHKQEDVLQYMTDVLRSSSDERKLLNMLYHRSGIKYRYSVLPEFSERYASHHVSFFDNVEEDQPLEARMKIYHDNAGKLGCESALKCVDPFCKPENITHLITVSCTGLSAPGLDLEVVEKLGLKNTIYRTSVNFMGCYAALHAMKHADLICKADPAAIVLIVSVEICTIHFQNKNDMDNLTANLLFADGAASALVCSDDIASKNKWRGLTIKNYYSEVNFSAKKDMAWTLSGTGFLMTLSNYIPDLVEKGIKNLVTQTLSSINKNVSDIVHWAIHPGGKRILDVIAKELELVNGELQSAYAVLENFGNMSSPTILYVLKDILDNKVNLDKEELIFSTGFGPGLTMESMVLST, encoded by the coding sequence ATGAGTAAAGTAATTTCTATTGCAACTGCTAATCCACCCTTTAAGCACAAACAAGAAGATGTTTTACAGTACATGACGGATGTATTGCGATCTTCATCCGATGAACGGAAATTACTCAATATGCTTTATCATCGCAGCGGAATCAAGTATCGATATTCTGTACTGCCTGAATTCTCTGAGCGTTATGCAAGTCACCATGTTTCTTTTTTTGACAATGTGGAAGAAGACCAGCCATTAGAAGCTCGTATGAAAATCTATCATGATAATGCTGGAAAACTTGGTTGTGAATCGGCCCTTAAATGTGTGGATCCTTTTTGTAAGCCCGAAAATATAACTCATCTTATAACAGTAAGTTGTACAGGTTTATCCGCACCGGGACTCGACCTAGAGGTGGTTGAAAAATTAGGCTTGAAAAATACGATTTATCGTACTTCCGTAAATTTTATGGGCTGTTATGCTGCTTTACATGCGATGAAACATGCAGATCTGATCTGTAAAGCTGATCCTGCTGCAATTGTATTAATTGTTTCCGTTGAAATATGTACGATCCATTTCCAGAACAAAAATGACATGGATAATCTCACTGCTAATTTGTTGTTTGCAGATGGTGCGGCCTCAGCATTAGTTTGTTCTGACGATATTGCAAGTAAAAATAAGTGGCGAGGCTTAACCATTAAGAATTATTATTCTGAAGTAAACTTTAGCGCTAAAAAGGATATGGCTTGGACTTTGTCAGGCACTGGCTTTCTCATGACATTAAGCAATTACATTCCTGATTTAGTGGAGAAAGGAATTAAGAATCTTGTAACTCAAACGCTATCATCCATTAATAAAAATGTCTCAGATATTGTGCATTGGGCCATCCACCCTGGAGGAAAACGCATTTTGGATGTAATCGCTAAAGAGCTTGAATTGGTAAACGGTGAGTTACAATCGGCTTATGCGGTTCTGGAGAACTTCGGAAATATGTCGTCTCCAACCATATTATATGTATTAAAAGACATCTTGGATAACAAAGTAAACCTTGACAAAGAGGAGTTGATCTTTTCTACAGGCTTTGGACCGGGTTTAACCATGGAAAGTATGGTTTTAAGTACATGA
- the rsmI gene encoding 16S rRNA (cytidine(1402)-2'-O)-methyltransferase, protein MSGKLYLIPTPVGNLEDITLRALRILKEVDLVLAEDTRNGGNLLKHYGIDKKMFSHHQHNEHKAVAEVVKFLKAGQNIALISDAGTPGISDPGFLLVRECIKEEIPLETLPGATAFVPALVNSGLPCDRFCFEGFLPVKKGRQTRLKELVSESRTIIFYESPHRLLKTLEEFTEYFGNDRQACASREISKLFEENVRGSLKEIISHFENNVLKGEFVICVAGKEAREKKNKYKDNDEDDE, encoded by the coding sequence ATGAGCGGAAAATTATACCTGATACCTACGCCCGTTGGCAACCTCGAAGATATTACCTTACGTGCACTGCGTATTTTAAAAGAAGTCGATTTGGTTTTAGCCGAAGACACCCGTAACGGAGGCAATCTTTTAAAACATTATGGCATCGATAAAAAGATGTTTTCTCACCATCAGCATAATGAGCACAAGGCCGTTGCTGAAGTGGTAAAGTTTTTAAAAGCCGGACAAAATATTGCTTTAATTAGTGACGCCGGCACTCCCGGAATTTCTGATCCTGGTTTTTTATTAGTTAGAGAATGTATTAAAGAGGAAATTCCCCTTGAAACATTGCCAGGCGCAACTGCTTTTGTTCCGGCTTTGGTAAATTCAGGATTACCATGCGACCGTTTTTGCTTTGAAGGATTTCTTCCTGTAAAGAAAGGACGCCAAACCCGATTAAAGGAATTAGTTTCTGAAAGCCGAACTATAATCTTTTATGAATCCCCTCATCGACTATTGAAAACCCTGGAAGAATTCACCGAGTATTTTGGCAACGACCGACAAGCCTGTGCATCACGCGAAATAAGTAAACTCTTTGAAGAAAATGTTCGAGGATCGCTAAAAGAAATAATATCACATTTTGAGAACAATGTGTTAAAAGGAGAATTTGTGATTTGTGTTGCCGGAAAAGAAGCCAGAGAAAAAAAGAATAAATATAAAGACAATGATGAAGACGACGAGTAA
- the lnt gene encoding apolipoprotein N-acyltransferase gives MTRLKNLLLPTLTGILLWLAWPPLKFTPLLFFAFVPLLIYADKVKHDKKAGGKIFRNSFYAFFIWNTLSLYWIYNAGQELGVAGAIGIVSVPLLLGSLLMSLAFWVYYRTRKNFGENIGIFALICSWLGYEYLHQEWQLAFPWMTLGNGLAEWHQLVQWYEYTGVFGGSLWILLANVLLYHIYRKASLLKAEGASLKGLIGLGIRFVLHISIPIVFSLWIYTNYKEAGNPSNVVVVQPNVNPFSEKFDGLPPEMQLERLIKLSDSLGQPNTEFFIWPETAIIPLVHEDELPYDGSVETIQRFLSKYKNGNILTGAVTVKWYNDKKTGTARYSKQSSKYYDVYNAGLLIENSPKVQVYHKSKLVPGVESYPYSSLLGFLGNIVIDLGGTSGGYGKDNQNPVLYTQSGIGIAPAICYESIFGAFMADHVRKDAQLICVITNDGWWKNTPGYKQHLIYAKLRAIETRRSVARSANTGISCFINQRGDIIKQTEWWKPAVIKADLNLNTTVTFYSRHGDFIAVLASIFAAGFIILSLLWRFIGKAKK, from the coding sequence ATGACGAGATTAAAAAATTTACTTCTACCAACTCTTACAGGAATTTTATTATGGCTGGCATGGCCCCCATTAAAATTCACTCCTTTATTATTCTTTGCTTTCGTTCCATTATTGATCTATGCTGACAAAGTAAAGCATGATAAAAAAGCTGGAGGAAAGATTTTCCGCAACAGCTTTTATGCATTCTTTATTTGGAATACTTTATCCCTTTATTGGATTTATAATGCAGGTCAAGAGTTGGGTGTTGCAGGAGCAATCGGTATTGTTAGCGTTCCATTGTTATTGGGTTCATTATTAATGAGTCTCGCATTTTGGGTTTATTATCGAACCCGAAAAAACTTTGGCGAAAACATTGGAATTTTTGCACTGATATGTTCATGGCTTGGTTACGAATATTTGCATCAGGAATGGCAATTAGCCTTCCCTTGGATGACTCTAGGCAATGGATTGGCGGAATGGCATCAACTGGTGCAGTGGTATGAGTACACGGGTGTTTTTGGAGGTTCTTTATGGATATTACTAGCCAATGTTCTTTTATACCATATTTATCGAAAAGCTTCATTACTAAAAGCAGAAGGGGCGTCATTGAAAGGCCTTATTGGACTTGGAATCCGATTTGTACTACATATATCAATACCTATCGTATTTTCCTTATGGATTTACACAAATTATAAGGAGGCCGGAAATCCAAGTAATGTAGTAGTGGTTCAACCAAATGTTAACCCATTCTCTGAAAAATTTGATGGATTGCCGCCCGAAATGCAATTGGAACGCCTAATCAAACTTTCCGATTCATTAGGACAGCCAAATACTGAGTTTTTCATCTGGCCTGAAACAGCTATCATTCCACTTGTTCATGAAGATGAATTACCTTACGACGGCAGTGTGGAAACCATTCAGCGTTTTCTGTCAAAATATAAAAACGGCAATATACTTACCGGAGCTGTAACAGTTAAATGGTATAATGATAAGAAGACGGGAACAGCAAGATACAGCAAGCAAAGCAGTAAATATTATGATGTTTACAACGCCGGATTATTGATCGAAAACTCTCCAAAAGTTCAGGTATATCATAAAAGTAAACTTGTACCCGGTGTTGAATCCTATCCATACTCATCATTACTCGGCTTTTTAGGAAACATTGTGATTGATTTGGGAGGTACATCAGGAGGCTATGGAAAAGATAACCAGAACCCGGTTTTGTATACGCAGAGTGGTATTGGTATAGCTCCCGCTATCTGTTATGAATCTATTTTCGGAGCTTTCATGGCAGACCATGTGCGGAAAGATGCGCAGCTGATTTGTGTAATAACAAACGATGGTTGGTGGAAAAACACGCCGGGTTATAAACAACATTTGATATATGCTAAATTAAGAGCAATTGAAACAAGACGCAGTGTAGCGCGTTCAGCAAATACCGGAATTTCATGTTTTATTAATCAACGCGGAGATATTATAAAGCAAACAGAATGGTGGAAACCTGCTGTAATAAAAGCAGATCTGAATTTAAATACCACTGTCACTTTTTATAGCAGGCATGGTGATTTTATAGCTGTATTAGCGAGTATTTTTGCAGCCGGATTTATCATATTATCGCTGCTTTGGAGATTTATAGGAAAGGCAAAGAAATAA
- a CDS encoding pyruvate carboxylase produces the protein MKIRKVLIANRGEIAIRIARACNELNIQTVAVYTYEDRYSLHRYKADEAYQIGEDNDPLKPYLNIDEIIRIAKQSKADAIHPGYGFLSENKDLAQKCADNGIIFVGPRPDVMEALGDKVIAKENARKAQIPIIDDNEKELTDFSVALEEANRIGYPLMLKAAAGGGGRGMRVIRNDEELEKGFREARSEAKNAFGDDTVFLEKYIENPKHIEIQIVADSHGTIRHLFERDCSVQRRFQKVVEVAPSVGLKEETRNKLYEYAIKICSTVNYNNVGTVEFLVDGKENIFFIEVNPRVQVEHTVTEMVTGVDIIKTQLYIADGYKLSDPEIGLGDQRNIKCNGYAMQCRITTEDPANGFKPDYGTLITYRNATGFGVRLDEGSTYPGMKISPFFDSMLVKVSTSGNDLSDAARKMHRALREFRIRGVKNNIQFLENLISVPEFVEGKATVGFINEHPELFQFKTRLDRGTRILNYLADVSVNGNPDVTMVNPNARFDKPIIPSYDQNAPYQKGTKDLLTELGPEKFADWLKSEKKIHYTDTTFRDGHQSLLATRMRTYDMLKVAEAFAKNHPQTFSMEVWGGATFDVCIRFLREDPWKRLELLRAAIPNILLQMLIRGCNGVGYSAYPDNLIESFVEKSWEKGVDIFRIFDSLNWMENIAPCIDMVRKRTGGIAEGALCYTGDILDPKKTKYTLNYYLQLAKDLENAGAHILAIKDMSGLLKPYAAKELVTALKETVKIPIHLHTHDTSSLQPATYLKAIEAGVDVVDCALGSLSGLTSQPNFNAIVEMMRFHERENEYDIKSLNQHSTYWEAVREYYYPFESGMKASSAEVFQHEIPGGQYSNLKGQAIALGLGERFEMIKERYAEVNELFGDIVKVTPSSKVVGDMAQFMVSNNLTKDDILTKGESISFPESVMQFFLGEIGQPAGGFPAQLQKIVLKDKQPYSDRPNKHLPAINFDKELEAFKNQFGHDLQFTDFLSYKFYPKVFEDGLKFWREYGDVSTVPTKYFLYGMKQGEESTIEIAPGKTLLVRLLSISPADENGMRTVFFKLNGQTRNIDVQDKSIKVLKQENRKVDKGNDNHIGAPLQGLLSKIFVKEGEKVKKNQPLFVVEAMKMETNITANHDFTIGSLVLAPGTLVNTDDLVLEIN, from the coding sequence ATGAAGATCAGGAAAGTACTCATTGCTAACAGAGGCGAGATTGCCATTCGCATTGCGCGGGCTTGTAATGAACTCAACATTCAAACTGTTGCGGTTTATACCTACGAAGACCGCTATTCGCTGCATCGATATAAAGCTGACGAAGCTTATCAGATCGGTGAAGATAATGATCCCCTAAAACCTTACCTTAACATTGATGAGATTATCCGCATTGCGAAGCAAAGCAAAGCTGATGCTATTCATCCCGGTTACGGATTCCTTTCAGAAAATAAGGACCTCGCACAAAAGTGTGCAGACAATGGTATTATTTTCGTTGGTCCGCGTCCGGATGTTATGGAGGCCTTAGGAGATAAGGTTATTGCTAAAGAAAATGCCCGTAAAGCGCAAATTCCTATCATTGATGATAATGAGAAAGAGTTGACCGACTTTAGCGTTGCGCTTGAAGAAGCAAATAGAATTGGTTACCCGCTTATGTTGAAAGCCGCTGCTGGGGGCGGAGGTAGAGGTATGCGTGTGATCAGGAATGATGAAGAATTGGAGAAGGGGTTTCGCGAGGCAAGAAGTGAAGCAAAAAACGCTTTTGGTGATGATACCGTTTTCCTTGAAAAATACATCGAAAATCCAAAACACATCGAGATACAGATAGTAGCAGATAGCCATGGGACTATTCGCCATCTATTTGAAAGGGATTGTTCTGTTCAACGTCGTTTCCAGAAGGTGGTTGAGGTTGCTCCTTCTGTTGGTCTTAAAGAAGAAACCAGGAATAAGCTTTATGAATATGCTATCAAAATATGTTCAACTGTAAATTATAATAACGTAGGTACAGTTGAGTTTTTGGTTGATGGTAAAGAGAACATTTTTTTCATTGAGGTAAATCCGCGTGTGCAGGTTGAACATACAGTAACCGAAATGGTTACTGGAGTGGATATTATTAAAACACAGCTATACATAGCGGATGGCTATAAGCTTTCTGATCCGGAAATTGGTCTTGGTGATCAACGTAATATCAAGTGCAATGGTTATGCAATGCAATGCCGTATTACCACTGAGGATCCTGCAAATGGATTCAAACCGGATTATGGCACACTGATTACTTATCGTAACGCTACCGGTTTTGGTGTTCGTCTAGACGAAGGATCTACCTATCCAGGAATGAAAATCAGTCCATTCTTTGACTCCATGTTGGTTAAGGTAAGCACCTCTGGTAATGATTTAAGTGATGCAGCTCGTAAAATGCATCGTGCACTTAGAGAGTTCCGTATTCGTGGTGTAAAAAACAATATTCAGTTTCTTGAAAACCTTATTTCGGTTCCCGAATTTGTTGAAGGGAAAGCGACTGTAGGGTTTATCAACGAACATCCTGAATTATTTCAGTTTAAAACCCGTCTCGACCGTGGTACTCGGATCCTGAATTACCTGGCTGATGTTTCTGTAAACGGAAACCCGGATGTAACAATGGTAAATCCCAATGCTCGTTTTGATAAACCGATTATTCCATCATATGACCAGAATGCTCCATATCAGAAAGGAACCAAAGATCTGTTGACAGAGCTTGGTCCTGAGAAGTTTGCAGATTGGTTAAAGAGCGAAAAGAAAATTCATTATACGGATACAACTTTCAGAGACGGTCACCAGTCGTTGCTGGCTACGCGTATGCGTACCTATGATATGCTGAAAGTGGCAGAGGCATTTGCTAAAAATCATCCACAAACATTCTCTATGGAGGTTTGGGGTGGAGCAACGTTTGATGTTTGCATCCGTTTCTTGCGCGAAGATCCTTGGAAACGATTAGAATTATTGCGTGCGGCTATCCCGAACATTTTATTACAAATGCTGATTCGTGGTTGTAACGGTGTGGGCTATTCCGCATATCCAGACAACCTGATCGAAAGCTTTGTAGAAAAATCATGGGAAAAAGGGGTAGATATCTTCCGCATTTTTGACTCCTTAAACTGGATGGAAAACATTGCTCCATGTATTGATATGGTTCGCAAACGTACCGGAGGTATTGCTGAAGGTGCTTTGTGTTACACTGGTGATATTCTGGACCCGAAAAAAACAAAATACACGCTTAATTATTACCTTCAGTTAGCAAAAGATCTGGAAAATGCCGGAGCTCATATTCTTGCCATCAAAGATATGTCTGGTTTATTAAAACCGTATGCTGCAAAAGAACTGGTTACTGCATTAAAAGAAACAGTAAAAATTCCGATCCATTTACATACGCATGATACTTCGTCATTGCAACCTGCTACTTATTTAAAGGCTATTGAGGCTGGAGTGGATGTTGTAGATTGTGCTTTGGGTTCGCTTTCAGGATTAACATCGCAACCAAATTTTAATGCCATTGTTGAGATGATGCGTTTCCATGAACGGGAAAACGAATACGATATTAAGTCATTGAATCAGCATTCTACTTATTGGGAAGCAGTTCGTGAATATTATTATCCGTTTGAATCGGGAATGAAGGCTAGTTCGGCGGAGGTATTTCAACATGAGATTCCGGGCGGACAGTATTCAAACCTTAAAGGACAGGCTATTGCGTTGGGTTTAGGCGAGCGTTTTGAGATGATTAAAGAACGTTATGCTGAAGTGAATGAATTGTTCGGTGATATCGTAAAGGTTACGCCCAGTTCAAAGGTTGTGGGCGATATGGCGCAATTCATGGTTTCGAATAATCTCACTAAGGATGATATACTAACAAAGGGAGAGTCAATTTCATTCCCTGAATCGGTGATGCAGTTTTTTCTTGGTGAAATCGGACAGCCCGCAGGTGGTTTTCCAGCGCAACTACAAAAGATCGTTTTAAAGGATAAACAGCCTTATTCGGATCGGCCGAATAAACATTTGCCAGCTATTAACTTTGATAAAGAATTGGAGGCATTCAAGAATCAGTTCGGGCATGATCTGCAGTTTACCGATTTTCTTTCTTATAAATTCTATCCGAAAGTATTTGAAGATGGTTTGAAATTTTGGCGTGAATATGGAGATGTTTCCACTGTTCCTACCAAGTATTTCTTGTACGGAATGAAACAGGGTGAAGAATCAACGATTGAGATTGCTCCTGGAAAAACGTTACTTGTTCGATTGTTAAGTATTAGTCCCGCAGATGAGAATGGAATGCGGACAGTATTTTTTAAATTAAACGGTCAAACACGTAATATTGATGTACAGGATAAATCGATCAAGGTTCTTAAACAAGAGAATCGTAAGGTTGATAAAGGAAACGACAATCATATTGGAGCTCCTTTGCAAGGCTTGCTTTCGAAAATATTTGTGAAAGAAGGAGAAAAAGTAAAGAAGAATCAGCCATTATTTGTAGTAGAAGCCATGAAAATGGAAACCAATATTACGGCTAATCATGATTTTACTATTGGTAGCCTGGTGTTAGCTCCTGGAACCTTAGTAAATACAGATGATTTGGTTTTAGAAATCAATTAG